The window CAAGCATGAGCGTCATCGCCGCCAGCGAACCCGAGCGAATCGCTTCGTCGCGCTGGAATGTCTGGTTGTTCTTGTACATGTTCTGCGCCGCGCCCACCCAGCCGTTGTACACGGCCTCGTCGATGATGCCGGCGTCCAGCGTCGGCTTCAACGCGGTGGCGAGCGTCAGATGCGGATCGAGCGTGCCGCACACGATGAACGTGACGGCGGCGTCCGCGACCTTCTGTTGCCCGTAGGCGAGCGGCAGCAGGCGTGCCTTGGCCGCGTCGCTGCGAACGGCGACGAACTTCCAGTTCTGAAGATTGAAAGCGGACGGCGCGCGGGTGGCGAGCTCGATCAGATCGCTGATCTGTTCTTCCGACACCGTGCGGCCGGTGTCGTAGCGATTCGCGGAAACACGCGACTTGATTACTTCGGCAATATTCGACACTTGAGAATTCCTCTCTTCATTGAGTGGGACAACGGGATGAGTGGCAACGCGAGCGTCGCGGTGCTCATCGAGCGCACCGCGTTTCGCGTCCAGGCTGAAACGGCCTGCGCCGACGCTTGCCAGAAGCAGGAAGCCCCCGGCCATGGCGACGTTCTTGAGGAACATGACCATCTGCGTCTGGTCCGCGAACTGGTTGTGGAACAGCACGCCGGTCACGACACAAAAGGCGGCGAGCAGCCCGGCGACGATGCGGACGCGATATCCGAGGACGATCAGCAGGCCGGTTCCGATCTCGAAGATCACGGTCGGAACGAACAGGAGGCCCGGCACGTGGTTGGCTTCCATGTAGCCGCGAATCGCATCCGGGGCGGCGAGCTTCGACAGGCCGGAAAGCAGGAAGATCAGCGCAAGAAAAACTCGCGCGATCAGCATCGCCGCCGGCTGATATCGGGCGATGCCTGTCGCGGGCAGGGAAATACCGGGCAAGGCGTTCGATTTCATGTTGGACTCCTATGGTTTTGATGGAGTTGAATGGTCGATTCGACGTAGTGGTGGAGATCCGGATTCAGCCGGCCCGGCGGGGCAGGTCGCGCTTCATCGCGGCCGATGAGTCGTCAGACAGACACGACGATCTTGCCCAGCGCCCGGTTGCTTTCCATCAGGCAGTGGGCGCGGCGGAGTTCATCGAAGTCGAAGGTGTGCGTGCGTAGCGACGGCATGCGGCCGTCGGCCGTGGCGCGCGCGATCTCGGGCAGCGGCACGGCCGAGGCCGGCAGCGCCGTCGTGCCGAACATGCCGGACGAGAAGAAGCCGAGACGCGCACCATCCGGCAGATCGCGCATCGGGTGAAAATGCTCGAGCTCCGCGCCGCCGTGCATGCCGACGACACTCGCCGTGCCGAACGGGCGCAACGTGCGCAGGGAATCCCTCAGCGTGCTGGCGCCCACGGCTTCCAGTACGGCATCAACGCCGGACGGAAACGCTTTCCTGACGGTCGATGCAATCTGCCCATCGTCGACGAGCGCAAGATCGGCGCCGACGTCGCGCATCCGTTGCAAATGGGCGTCCGCGCGGCTGGTGGCAACAACCGTGAGGCCGCGGTATTTCGCATAGGCGATGGCCGCGAGCCCGACCGACGACGTGCCGCCGCGAACCAGCAGCGTTTGGCCGGAGCGGATCGCCAGCATCCTGTCGAGCGCACCCGTTACGGTGACATAGGCTTCCGGCAACGCGGCCAGTTCTTCCCACGATAGCGCCGCGTCGGGCACGGCGACGACATTGCCGCGCGGCACGATGATTTGCTCCGCGTAGCTGCCCGGTCGAGTGAACTGCAAGCCGCCCATCGCGGTCGCGACGGCCTGCCCGGTTCGAAACTGGTCGGCGGGATCGTGCAGCACTTCGCCGACGGCCTCGATGCCCGGCACGCGTGGCTGATCGCCCAGCGGCCCGAGTTTGCCCGAGCGAAGATAGGTTTCGGCGCGGTTGAGCCCGAACGCGCGAACGCGGATCCGGACTTCGTCGTCGCCCGGATTCCGAGTCGGGATGTCCTGCAACTGCAGGACGTCCGGGCCGCCGAAGCGTTCAATGACATAGGCCTTCACGAGCACTCCAGATGCACGCCGGGCGCACGCGACGCGATCGCCGTAACGGGCGTCTGTATCGTGACGCCGGACGGAATCCGCTTCCGCATGCACTGCCCGAAGTGCGAAAAGTTGCGTTATGACGGCTCATCCCGCAGACGATGGCCATCGAATGCCTGCCATTCTGGATAATTCAAATCTGCAATGTAACTGGCTAGAATGGAAACGTTGCTTTCATTTTTGGTAGGCTGAATTGGATCTCAACGATGTGCGGATATTCGTGGGCGTCGTGCAGACAGGCAGTCTTTCCGGTGCGGCGGCGCGGCTGGAGATGCCGCTGCCGACGGTCAGCCGCCGGATTCGCGCGCTCGAGAAGCAGCTTCGGGTGCAGTTGCTGGAGCGCACCGCGCGCGGCACCAAGCTGACCGAAGCGGGAACCCGGCTCTACGAGCACGCTAGCCGCGGCGTCGAAATGCTCGCCGAGGGCGAGCAGGCCGTGGTCAGCGATCAGGCACGGCTGAAAGGGCGGCTGCGCTTGTCGTTGCCGCCTGCATTCGAGGCGTGGTGGGAACTGTTGTCGGCGTTTCGGAAGCGGTACCCGGATATCGACTTGCATGTCTATTCCACCGAGCGTCGAGTCGATCTGATCGAAGACGGAATCGATGTCGCACTGCGGATCGGCACGATCTCGCACGAAGCGATGGTGGCGCGCCGGTTGCTGTCCTACCGGCATGTGCTGGTCGCCAGTTCCGGCTTGCTCGACGCCTTGGGTACGCCGGCGGCGCCGGACGACCTCCACCGGTTCCCGTGCGCCGTCTGGAGCACTGGCGCGAATTTCAATCGAGGGTGGCGTTTGGGCGAACGGACGTTCGAACCCGCCGCCGTCTTGTCCACCAATGACTATTCGCACCTGCGCAGCCGCGCGATGTCCGGAGAGGTGGTCACCGAGCTTCCGCCGTTTCTCGCTGCCGAACCGATCCGGCAGGGACGGTTGACGGCACTGCTTCCCGGCCATCCGCTGCCCGAACAGCAGGTCAACCTGCTGTATCCATCGCATCGGCATCCGTCGGCGCTGGTTCGCGCGTATCTCGAGTTTTGCCAGTCGCAGGTTGCGTGGTTTGAAAGCGCCTGTGCCGTTGATTAGCCGGGCGTTTTACGTGATGAGCGGACATGCCGCGGCCGCTGTTGCCTACTTGAATCGTCCGCCGGTTCGTGCGGACGATGCGTCATATTGCGGTTACGGCTCGTATAGCTCCGCCGAAGACAGGTTGCTTTCGCTGGCGCCCGCCGCGACCAGCACCTTTCCGCCATGCAACAGCGTCGCGGTGTGGTTGTAACGTGGCGCAGCCATCCCGCCGGTGGCCGACCATGTAGCGGTGCCCGAGTCGTACAGTTCTGCATCGGATCGGCCGTTTCCGGAGCCATTGGCGCCTCCCGCGACCAGCACCTTTCCGGTGGGCAGCAGCGTCGCGGCGTGATCGTAACGCGGTTCGGCCATGCTGCCCATGGCCGACCACATGCCGGTGTTCGGGTCATACACCTCGGTGGATGATTGGGTTGCACCTTGCTTGTTGCGACCGCCGGTGACCAGCACCGTGCCGCCCGGCAGCAGGGTCGCAGTGTGAGCCAGCCGTGCGGCGCCCATGCGGCCGGTGGCAGACCATATTCCGGTATTCGGGTCGTACAACTCCGCTGAATTCGGATCGAGGAGGCTGCCGCCTGCGACCAGCACCTTGCCGTCGGGAAGCAGCGTCGCGGTGTGGTTGCCACGCGCCAAGGTCATGCTGCCGGCGTCCGACCACATGCCGGTGCTCGGGTCGTACAGCTCTGCGGTAGCCGAGAGGCTGGTAATCACGCTGAAGCCGCCGGCGACCAACACCTTGCCATTCGGCAGCAGCGTCGCGCTGTGGTAGTAACGCGGCGCGGTCATGCTGCCAGTGGCTGACCATGTGCCGGTAATCGGGTCATACAGCTCCGCCGAGGACTTGCTGTCGAACCCGTCGGCGCCTCCGGCGACCAGTACCTTGCCGTTGGGCAAGAGCGTCGCGGTGTGCGTGTGACGCGGCGTAGCCAAGCTGCCGGTGACCGACCACTTGCCGGTGATCGGATCGTACAGCTCGGCTGAAGACTTGCCATCGAGGTTGTCGGCGCCCCCCACGACAAGCACAGTACCGGTGGGTAGAAGCGTCGCGGTGTGTTCCGTCCGCGGGATGGCCATGTTGCCGGCGTGTGTGAATTTACCCACTGACACGACCGTAATGTTCACGATGGTCGAGACCGTTCCCGCGCTGTTGGTGCCGGTGACCGAATATGCCGCCATGTCCGTCGCCGAGGTTGGCGTGCCGGAGATCACGCCCGTGGCCGGATCGAGATTCAGGCCGGCCGGCAACGCCGGCTTCACGCTGTACTGCGTGACTGCGCCGCCGCCGCTCGGTGAGTTGGGTTCGATCGACTGCCCCACCTGGTACACCACCGAGGCATGGTTGTAGATCAGCGAGGCC is drawn from Burkholderia diffusa and contains these coding sequences:
- a CDS encoding zinc-binding dehydrogenase → MKAYVIERFGGPDVLQLQDIPTRNPGDDEVRIRVRAFGLNRAETYLRSGKLGPLGDQPRVPGIEAVGEVLHDPADQFRTGQAVATAMGGLQFTRPGSYAEQIIVPRGNVVAVPDAALSWEELAALPEAYVTVTGALDRMLAIRSGQTLLVRGGTSSVGLAAIAYAKYRGLTVVATSRADAHLQRMRDVGADLALVDDGQIASTVRKAFPSGVDAVLEAVGASTLRDSLRTLRPFGTASVVGMHGGAELEHFHPMRDLPDGARLGFFSSGMFGTTALPASAVPLPEIARATADGRMPSLRTHTFDFDELRRAHCLMESNRALGKIVVSV
- a CDS encoding LysR family transcriptional regulator; amino-acid sequence: MDLNDVRIFVGVVQTGSLSGAAARLEMPLPTVSRRIRALEKQLRVQLLERTARGTKLTEAGTRLYEHASRGVEMLAEGEQAVVSDQARLKGRLRLSLPPAFEAWWELLSAFRKRYPDIDLHVYSTERRVDLIEDGIDVALRIGTISHEAMVARRLLSYRHVLVASSGLLDALGTPAAPDDLHRFPCAVWSTGANFNRGWRLGERTFEPAAVLSTNDYSHLRSRAMSGEVVTELPPFLAAEPIRQGRLTALLPGHPLPEQQVNLLYPSHRHPSALVRAYLEFCQSQVAWFESACAVD
- a CDS encoding kelch repeat-containing protein; translation: MSCRLVGSRSIAADRKRSWGALVAVWLLAVTLTGCGGGVDGISVIPASLIYNHASVVYQVGQSIEPNSPSGGGAVTQYSVKPALPAGLNLDPATGVISGTPTSATDMAAYSVTGTNSAGTVSTIVNITVVSVGKFTHAGNMAIPRTEHTATLLPTGTVLVVGGADNLDGKSSAELYDPITGKWSVTGSLATPRHTHTATLLPNGKVLVAGGADGFDSKSSAELYDPITGTWSATGSMTAPRYYHSATLLPNGKVLVAGGFSVITSLSATAELYDPSTGMWSDAGSMTLARGNHTATLLPDGKVLVAGGSLLDPNSAELYDPNTGIWSATGRMGAARLAHTATLLPGGTVLVTGGRNKQGATQSSTEVYDPNTGMWSAMGSMAEPRYDHAATLLPTGKVLVAGGANGSGNGRSDAELYDSGTATWSATGGMAAPRYNHTATLLHGGKVLVAAGASESNLSSAELYEP
- a CDS encoding nitroreductase family protein, yielding MSNIAEVIKSRVSANRYDTGRTVSEEQISDLIELATRAPSAFNLQNWKFVAVRSDAAKARLLPLAYGQQKVADAAVTFIVCGTLDPHLTLATALKPTLDAGIIDEAVYNGWVGAAQNMYKNNQTFQRDEAIRSGSLAAMTLMLAAQDLGLVSGPMIGFDPHGVAEAFNLAPTDVPVMLVTVGYPAPGNWPQKPRKPVAEVLTFA